One part of the Bacteroidia bacterium genome encodes these proteins:
- a CDS encoding FAD/NAD(P)-binding oxidoreductase — protein MHIVIIGNGIAGISVARHVRKLSDDEITVISAETDYFWSRTALMYIYMGHMKFEHTQPYEPWFWEKNRINLLRNKVDKLEPDSKKLFFEDGTELSYDKLVLATGSEPNKFGWPGQDLEGVQGMYSKQDLDNMEKYSEGLERAVIVGGGLIGIEMAEMFHSRHIPVTFLVREKSFWNGVMPPEESAMINEEINDAHGIDLQLQTELKEILSDENGRARAVITSKGEEIPCQFVGLTAGVHARTELAEGTGIEKGRAFLVDEYLETSVKDIYAVGDCAELRNPAPGRRGVEAVWYTGKLMGPVIAKTLTGNPTVYTQHEWFNSAKFMDMEYQVYGTVRNHVQEGERHLFWKHPELNKAIRINFDAEQGNVLGFNLMGIRFRQDVCLDWIERKVHVEEVLSELFRANFDPEFFEQYEDELIRTYNELFPSKNVVRKKQSLRPISKSIVVLAVVAVVLFLVSLIFAQPTAGIVRGLASFFLMVGLIRTIELLYTGYSRGFENVRFT, from the coding sequence ATGCACATTGTTATCATTGGAAATGGAATTGCCGGAATCAGTGTGGCAAGACATGTCCGAAAGCTGAGTGATGACGAAATCACGGTTATCTCGGCAGAGACCGATTACTTCTGGTCCCGGACCGCACTCATGTACATTTACATGGGGCACATGAAATTTGAACATACCCAACCTTATGAACCCTGGTTTTGGGAGAAAAACCGCATCAATCTGCTTCGCAACAAAGTTGACAAACTCGAGCCAGATAGTAAGAAACTCTTTTTCGAAGATGGGACAGAATTGAGCTATGATAAACTGGTCCTGGCCACCGGTTCAGAGCCCAATAAATTTGGTTGGCCGGGTCAGGATCTTGAGGGGGTACAAGGAATGTACAGCAAGCAGGACCTGGATAATATGGAGAAATATTCTGAAGGCCTGGAGAGAGCAGTGATTGTAGGAGGAGGATTGATTGGGATCGAAATGGCGGAGATGTTTCATTCTCGTCACATACCGGTAACCTTTCTGGTGCGGGAAAAAAGCTTTTGGAATGGCGTGATGCCCCCTGAAGAGTCCGCGATGATCAATGAAGAGATCAATGATGCACATGGGATCGATCTTCAGTTGCAGACAGAATTGAAAGAAATTCTCAGCGATGAAAATGGTCGGGCAAGGGCAGTCATCACATCCAAAGGAGAGGAGATTCCCTGTCAGTTTGTAGGCCTGACCGCCGGAGTGCATGCGCGGACAGAATTAGCCGAAGGAACTGGCATAGAGAAGGGAAGGGCATTTTTGGTGGATGAATACCTCGAAACGAGTGTAAAAGACATATATGCGGTTGGGGATTGTGCAGAACTCCGGAATCCTGCACCGGGAAGAAGGGGAGTGGAGGCCGTTTGGTACACAGGCAAATTGATGGGTCCTGTGATTGCCAAAACCCTGACGGGAAATCCTACGGTCTATACGCAGCATGAGTGGTTCAACTCTGCCAAGTTCATGGATATGGAGTACCAGGTCTATGGAACGGTGAGAAATCATGTGCAGGAAGGTGAAAGACATTTATTCTGGAAACATCCGGAACTTAATAAAGCGATTCGTATCAATTTCGATGCGGAGCAAGGAAACGTTTTGGGATTCAATCTTATGGGTATTCGCTTCCGTCAGGATGTGTGCCTGGATTGGATTGAGCGGAAAGTCCATGTAGAGGAAGTCTTATCGGAACTTTTTCGCGCCAACTTTGATCCTGAATTCTTTGAGCAATACGAGGATGAGCTCATCCGAACATATAATGAGCTTTTCCCCAGTAAAAATGTAGTGCGAAAGAAGCAATCCCTCAGGCCAATCAGCAAAAGCATAGTGGTCCTGGCTGTCGTGGCGGTAGTGCTCTTTTTAGTTTCTCTGATTTTTGCTCAACCCACAGCGGGGATAGTCAGAGGGCTGGCCAGTTTCTTCCTGATGGTAGGCCTGATAAGGACGATAGAGTTGCTGTATACCGGTTATTCGAGGGGCTTTGAAAATGTGAGGTTCACCTAA
- a CDS encoding nucleotide-binding protein — MPSSAQFPKIAIISSDTTGKFTQTIASLLESQDLQPSINEFHLFLDNTFQIDFFLSKAKELDFCIFIVRNEDIDKLNSHANPKLLFALGLIIGILSIERVILAKPKDEELGLFSELKTLDTVPLNLNITELKKSFRVLSNKMGRKINQMGIREKSLFRKDPEGIVDLFTHYIIKIENQDGDGSITRMIQLEAKHDNVGSREHRIFSDTSTSSYEALKLKAWDKYNKELATDIIYDAPNQKDFKIFFRNQLSKGEKLTYTYTCHWEGMFPKKKSHFTLKNTAKKIRFDLILPKAWDLLLVSVKEKRRDGVPSKKVASIKLLDEAVEGDFKRYSYRLEEFGSAVMETQVFWKYKLASKKV, encoded by the coding sequence ATGCCCTCATCTGCTCAATTTCCAAAAATTGCAATCATTAGTTCTGATACGACAGGTAAGTTTACCCAGACGATTGCTTCCCTTTTGGAATCTCAGGATTTACAACCAAGTATTAATGAATTCCATTTATTTCTCGACAATACTTTTCAGATAGACTTTTTTTTATCTAAGGCCAAAGAATTAGACTTTTGCATTTTCATTGTTAGAAATGAGGATATAGACAAATTAAATTCACATGCAAATCCCAAATTACTTTTTGCATTAGGTTTAATAATTGGAATTCTTTCAATAGAGAGGGTCATACTTGCCAAACCTAAAGATGAGGAGCTGGGTTTGTTTTCCGAACTGAAGACACTAGATACTGTACCACTTAATTTAAATATTACTGAGCTAAAAAAATCGTTCCGCGTACTTTCAAACAAAATGGGTCGTAAAATAAATCAAATGGGAATTCGCGAAAAATCACTTTTTCGTAAAGATCCAGAGGGAATTGTTGATTTATTTACCCATTACATAATCAAAATAGAAAATCAAGATGGAGATGGTAGTATAACCCGTATGATACAATTAGAAGCAAAACATGATAATGTAGGTTCGAGGGAACATAGAATATTTAGCGATACCTCAACCAGTTCATATGAAGCACTCAAGCTAAAAGCTTGGGATAAATACAATAAAGAATTAGCAACAGACATCATATATGATGCTCCTAATCAAAAAGATTTTAAAATATTTTTCAGAAACCAGCTTTCTAAAGGTGAAAAATTAACCTATACCTACACTTGTCATTGGGAAGGTATGTTTCCCAAAAAGAAATCACATTTTACTTTAAAGAATACTGCTAAGAAAATCCGATTTGACTTAATATTGCCAAAAGCCTGGGATCTACTTCTTGTCAGTGTAAAAGAAAAAAGAAGGGATGGTGTTCCATCAAAAAAAGTAGCTTCTATAAAATTGCTTGACGAAGCGGTCGAAGGAGACTTTAAAAGATATAGTTATAGACTAGAAGAGTTTGGTTCTGCAGTAATGGAAACTCAAGTTTTTTGGAAATATAAATTAGCGAGCAAGAAGGTATAG
- a CDS encoding DUF2461 domain-containing protein yields the protein MSQITSATFDFLNDLEENNNREWFTKHKDRYESSHKEMVAFAEDLYDLMIEEDNLVPMSGKKVLFRIYRDVRFAKDKSPYKSHWSGRFKRATALLRGGFYFHIKPGNSYAAGGFFGPNSEDMRRIREDIAADDKPYRRIFAKSQFQDIFGRLTGDKVKTAPKGYSKDHPAIDLLRHKQFLLHRDFSDEEVLAPDFAEKIRDTFLAMHPFLDHMSEVLTTDGNGNRIV from the coding sequence ATGTCCCAAATCACTTCCGCGACCTTTGACTTTCTCAATGACCTGGAGGAAAACAATAATCGTGAATGGTTCACCAAACATAAGGATAGATATGAGTCCAGCCATAAGGAAATGGTCGCTTTTGCCGAAGACTTGTACGACCTTATGATAGAAGAAGACAATTTGGTCCCTATGTCGGGTAAAAAAGTCTTATTCAGAATTTATCGGGACGTTAGATTTGCCAAGGATAAATCCCCCTATAAATCTCATTGGAGTGGTCGTTTCAAAAGAGCTACTGCTCTGCTCAGGGGTGGATTCTATTTCCATATCAAACCCGGCAACAGCTATGCCGCCGGAGGCTTCTTTGGTCCCAATTCGGAAGATATGAGACGTATCCGGGAAGACATCGCTGCAGATGATAAACCTTACCGCAGGATTTTTGCCAAGTCGCAGTTTCAAGACATATTTGGCAGATTGACGGGGGACAAAGTTAAAACTGCGCCCAAAGGCTATTCTAAAGATCATCCTGCGATTGACCTCCTTAGACACAAGCAATTTCTCTTACACAGAGACTTCAGTGATGAAGAAGTATTAGCTCCCGATTTCGCTGAGAAGATTCGAGATACTTTTCTCGCTATGCATCCCTTCCTTGACCATATGAGTGAAGTGCTGACGACTGATGGAAATGGGAATAGAATCGTTTAG
- a CDS encoding 4Fe-4S binding protein, with protein MHTIKKIGLGLFLLAMGLFVLQLFLTGYKINDETLPKVEAALGEKEYTPYVVQSLAQWKDKALGGKFSYLPTISEALQNANYEIAQVYGIPADQIPNLVSSLTKEENGKFKVTAESHAALKALLPAEVGEYVSGGTTWLIDREYDDKAAFTQTLTDELSKKGNEFAANYQVSEGSIKDIKFEIIKATSGGFFWNNRWIFFLLIIVGGTIGALMYIYPAFFDGNPGIKHNHIYFNSATNQGLIGIIAAVFLITFYILLYFNHFWIAEWISLADPIAKLIKGQPADRWFMYGFLYTLAIWVMGIRMFAKYRHSRYHQVRTASIMFFQTAFAFIIPEILVLLNQPYMDLKNAWPLNYNFFFDYNIDNHITAGNFGIWMLGWGIALFAIGVPLFTYFYGKRWYCSWVCGCGGLAETLGDPYRQLSDKTTEAWQIERFIIHGVLAFAIIMTSLVLYSYFSESGVNLSFNKWSLLALVWAVGAGLYALHRRKFPHMSGRKVLTVVLVFAGAFTLGVFTNFFPVSGNNITFNSFDVRSVYGFAIGSIFAGVVGTGFYPVMGNRVWCRFGCPLAAYLGLVQRFKSRFRITTNGGQCISCGNCSTYCEMGIDVRAYAQKGQNIVRSSCVGCGVCAAVCPRGVLSLENDDNTDTSRMSDVRY; from the coding sequence ATGCATACTATCAAAAAAATAGGACTGGGTCTTTTTCTTTTGGCGATGGGGCTCTTTGTGCTGCAGCTCTTCCTGACCGGCTATAAGATCAATGATGAGACCTTGCCAAAAGTGGAAGCGGCCTTGGGTGAAAAAGAATATACGCCTTATGTCGTTCAGTCTCTGGCCCAATGGAAAGACAAAGCTTTAGGAGGAAAATTCTCCTATTTGCCCACCATAAGCGAAGCTTTGCAAAATGCGAACTACGAGATCGCACAGGTATATGGAATTCCTGCTGATCAAATTCCCAATCTGGTCAGTAGCCTGACGAAGGAAGAAAATGGAAAGTTTAAGGTTACGGCCGAAAGTCATGCAGCCCTGAAAGCTCTGCTTCCCGCTGAAGTGGGTGAGTACGTAAGTGGAGGCACGACTTGGCTGATTGATCGTGAGTACGATGACAAAGCGGCATTCACCCAAACCCTTACAGATGAACTATCTAAAAAAGGGAATGAGTTTGCCGCCAACTACCAGGTTTCAGAAGGCTCAATTAAGGACATAAAATTTGAGATCATAAAAGCGACTTCCGGAGGATTCTTTTGGAACAATCGATGGATCTTTTTCCTTCTGATCATCGTTGGGGGTACGATTGGCGCCCTGATGTACATATATCCGGCCTTCTTTGACGGAAATCCAGGTATCAAGCATAACCACATTTATTTCAATTCTGCTACCAATCAGGGATTGATTGGAATAATTGCAGCTGTGTTCCTGATCACTTTTTACATTCTGCTCTATTTCAATCATTTCTGGATAGCGGAATGGATCAGTCTGGCAGATCCGATCGCCAAATTGATCAAAGGACAGCCTGCAGATCGTTGGTTTATGTATGGCTTCCTCTATACCCTGGCTATTTGGGTAATGGGTATTCGGATGTTTGCCAAATATCGCCATAGTCGCTACCATCAAGTGCGTACGGCTTCAATCATGTTCTTCCAAACGGCTTTTGCATTCATTATTCCTGAAATTCTGGTCCTCTTGAATCAGCCCTATATGGACTTGAAAAATGCCTGGCCGCTGAATTACAATTTCTTTTTCGACTACAATATTGACAATCATATCACCGCTGGAAATTTTGGAATCTGGATGCTGGGTTGGGGAATAGCGCTCTTCGCTATTGGGGTGCCACTCTTTACTTATTTCTATGGAAAAAGGTGGTATTGTAGTTGGGTTTGTGGATGTGGAGGATTGGCCGAAACATTGGGAGATCCTTATAGACAGCTATCGGATAAGACTACTGAAGCCTGGCAGATCGAGCGCTTTATCATTCATGGAGTATTGGCTTTTGCGATAATTATGACAAGCCTCGTTTTGTATAGTTATTTCAGTGAAAGTGGAGTCAATTTAAGTTTCAATAAATGGTCTCTACTAGCACTGGTTTGGGCAGTTGGAGCAGGACTCTATGCCTTGCACAGAAGAAAATTCCCTCACATGAGTGGAAGAAAGGTATTGACCGTTGTCCTCGTTTTTGCAGGAGCATTTACCTTGGGAGTATTTACCAATTTCTTCCCCGTCAGCGGAAACAATATCACCTTCAATAGCTTTGATGTGAGAAGTGTATATGGATTTGCGATTGGGTCGATTTTCGCAGGAGTAGTTGGAACGGGTTTCTATCCGGTCATGGGTAATAGAGTATGGTGTCGTTTTGGATGTCCATTAGCGGCTTACCTCGGTTTGGTCCAGAGATTCAAATCTCGTTTCCGTATTACCACCAATGGCGGACAGTGTATCTCTTGTGGTAACTGTTCTACCTATTGTGAAATGGGAATTGATGTGAGGGCTTATGCACAGAAAGGACAGAATATCGTTCGTTCTTCTTGCGTAGGTTGCGGTGTATGTGCGGCTGTTTGTCCCAGAGGCGTACTTTCTTTGGAAAACGACGACAATACGGATACTAGCAGAATGAGTGATGTGAGATACTAA
- a CDS encoding DUF2461 domain-containing protein, giving the protein MAYFDQDFIRFFSELEQNNHKEWFHANKKLYEKKVKIPFREFVAALINTLEDKWGSIPYDAKDFILRINRDIRFSKDKTPYKTHLEAMISAYGKKEYTRPGIFLQVNHKGLKLYTGSYMLEKENLHRVRTEIVNNMEEFEKLTTDKKFLSVYGEILGDKHKRIDKEFREAAEKQPLIFHKGFYYGFEMDEKTLLKDDLIEAMLKKFAVADDMNAFLDRVLGG; this is encoded by the coding sequence ATGGCCTACTTCGACCAGGACTTCATCCGATTTTTCAGCGAGCTTGAGCAAAACAACCATAAAGAATGGTTTCATGCGAATAAGAAACTCTACGAGAAAAAAGTAAAAATCCCTTTCCGCGAATTTGTAGCAGCCCTCATCAATACCCTCGAGGATAAATGGGGAAGCATACCTTATGATGCCAAAGATTTCATTTTGCGAATCAATCGGGATATCCGATTTAGCAAGGACAAAACGCCCTACAAAACTCACCTTGAAGCCATGATCTCTGCTTATGGCAAGAAGGAATACACCCGCCCTGGCATTTTTCTACAGGTCAATCACAAAGGTCTAAAACTGTATACGGGCAGTTATATGCTGGAGAAGGAAAACCTCCATCGGGTCCGTACCGAAATAGTGAACAATATGGAGGAGTTCGAAAAGTTGACGACCGACAAAAAATTCCTTTCTGTTTATGGGGAAATTCTGGGAGATAAGCACAAGCGGATTGATAAAGAATTTAGGGAAGCAGCTGAGAAACAGCCCTTGATTTTTCACAAAGGATTTTACTATGGTTTTGAAATGGATGAAAAGACCTTACTGAAAGATGATCTGATTGAAGCCATGCTGAAGAAGTTTGCAGTAGCTGACGACATGAATGCTTTTCTGGATCGCGTGCTGGGGGGATAG